From a region of the Primulina eburnea isolate SZY01 chromosome 7, ASM2296580v1, whole genome shotgun sequence genome:
- the LOC140837150 gene encoding sphinganine C4-monooxygenase 1-like, with protein MEIMKVWDVSDEILGTFVPIIVYWVYSGIYITLGFLDNYRLHTRKDEDEKNLASKKDVFKGVLLQQAVQAVVATVLFAVTGSDNEAVKAQHASLIVLARQFFVAMVVLDTWQYFMHRYMHHNKFLYRHIHSQHHRLVVPYAFGALYNHPLEGLLLDTIGGALSFLVSGMSPRASIFFFSFATIKTVDDHCGLWLPGNLFHIFFRNNSAYHDIHHQLYGNKYNFSQPFFVTWDRILGTYMPYSLVKRSSGGFEAQPLKVGKEN; from the exons ATGAGATATTGGGCACGTTTGTACCGATAATTGTGTACTGGGTTTATTCAGGAATTTATATTACGCTAGGATTCCTCGATAATTACAGGCTGCACACGAGGAAAGATGAAGATGAGAAGAATTTGGCGTCTAAGAAAGATGTGTTCAAAGGGGTCCTTCTTCAGCAGGCTGTTCAGGCAGTTGTGGCCACCGTTCTCTTTGCC GTTACTGGAAGTGACAATGAAGCTGTGAAAGCTCAACATGCCTCCCTCATTGTTCTTGCCCGACAGTTTTTTGTCGCTATGGTGGTATTAGATACCTGGCAATATTTCATGCATCGTTACATGCACCACAACAAGTTCTTGTACCGGCATATCCATTCACAGCATCACCGGCTTGTTGTCCCGTACGCTTTTGGAGCTTTGTACAACCACCCTCTGGAGGGTCTTCTTCTTGACACAATCGGTGGAGCTTTATCATTCCTGGTCTCAGGCATGTCTCCTCGAGCTTCCATCTTCTTCTTTTCGTTTGCTACCATCAAAACAGTTGATGATCACTGTGGGCTATGGCTACCCGGAAATCTATTCCACATTTTCTTTAGAAACAACTCCGCCTATCATGATATTCACCATCAGTTATATGGCAACAAGTATAACTTTTCGCAGCCATTCTTTGTCACGTGGGATAGGATTCTCGGCACTTACATGCCTTATTCACTCGTTAAGAGATCTTCTGGGGGATTTGAAGCTCAGCCCTTAAAAGTTGGCAAGGAAAACTAA